The genomic interval TGAGAAAGCAGACCGGAAGTTTTGTAAAAGCATTTGATAAGCATGAAGACTGTTTTAAAGAGAAGGTGAAGGAGTGGAGAAAAGCTCTTGAGGAGACGGGAAATCTCTCCGGATGGAATCTCAGTGATATGGAAAATGGGTATGCCTTTTTCTCTCTAAGATTCCCTTGCACACATTTATGGAGTAATTATACATTAGATTTTACCatgtgaaataataattttttttagcatgcttAATTGTCTCTCTATTAAAGACTTGCTTTTGTTTATGAGCAGGCACGAATCAAAATTTATCCAAGACATTATCAAGGATGTGTTGAATAAATTGGATCCCAAGTACATAAATGTTTCTACTCACGTAGTAGGTATTGATCCCCTTGTCCATACTATTAGTGACTTCATAAGTACCGCGACAGATGATGTACGCCTAGTGGGCATACATGGGATGCCGGGAATAGGAAAGACGACTATAGCAAAAGTTGTATTTAATCAACTCTGCTATGGATTCGAGGGAAGCTGTTTTCTTTCGAATATCAATGAAACTTCAGAACAATCGAATGGTCTTGTTCTTTTACAAGAACAACTTCTTCATGATATCTTAAAGCAAAATCCTGCAAATATCAATAATGTTGATAGAGGAATGGTTCTGATCAAAGAACGACTTTGTCACAAAAgagttcttgttgttgttgatgatgtaaCTCATCAGTACCAACTAAATGCTTTGGTGGGAGATGGAAGTTGGTTTGGTCCCGGAAGTAGAGTAATAATTACATCTGAAGATGAACGCTTGCTTCTAAAAGTGGATCGAAAATGTCATGTCAAAGAATTGAAACGAGATGCGTCCCTACAACTTTTCAGTTGGCATGCCTTCAGGGACACCAAGCCAGCAAAAGATTATGTTGAGGTTTCGAATGATGTCGTTGATTACTGTGGAGGGCTTCCTTTAGCCCTTGAGGTTTTAGGTTCTTGTTTGTCCgggaaaaacaaatctagatgGAAATGTATAATcgacaaattgagaaaaattccAAACCATGATATTCAGGAAAAACTTCGAATAAGTTTTGACAAACTGGATGACCATAAACTACAAAATACATTTCTTGATCTTGCAAGCTTTTTTATTGGTAGAAATAAAGAATATGTAGCAAATGTACTTGAAGCTCGATGTGGTTACAATCCAGAGGATGATTTGGGAACTCTCAGTGAAAGGTCTCTGATTAATGTTAATGCTTCTGGAAATATAAGCATGCATAATCTATTACGAGACATGGGAAGGGAGATCATTCACAAAGAGTCACCTAACAACCCAGGAAAACGCAGCCGAGTATGGCAATGTGAGGATGCATGGAATGTACTCAGCAAGCAAATGGTAATAACTTAATGCATACAAAAATGCTCgtttatctttcattttaaacTTCTTGCATATAATTACTTTGAAACTCTATTgaattttgttggttttttaggGAACGGAAGTTGTAGAGGGTTTAGCGCTGGATGCCAGTGTTGGGAAAAatccagaactcaaacacacacaatttacgtggttcggcaacttgcctactccacggagctactggtttgtattaatgaagcttacaaacaatacaaacaaaggaggaggagataaaactctctcaactcaactctactctctcaagctctctctattcttctctgttctctcttctctctgtgtttctcACGCTGCTCTCTGTGTTCTTCATACACTCCACAAAGCATCACAGGAGGGGGGGGcattaatatacaattaatgggAGTGAGGGGGAGTCCTCCACCATGTGCTAAGTGGGAGATTAGGTAATCCCACTTGCACATGGTGGGGCTTGCTTGTCTCCAATAAttaacaatctcccacttggaga from Populus trichocarpa isolate Nisqually-1 unplaced genomic scaffold, P.trichocarpa_v4.1 scaffold_1865, whole genome shotgun sequence carries:
- the LOC127904884 gene encoding disease resistance protein Roq1-like isoform X2; this translates as MQKVKRKQSKDEENDSSSRKRRKADLTAMTEPESSRSRPNGAYDVFLSFRGEDNRKNFTDHLYTALVQAGIYTFRDHNEIPRGEEISKHLLKAIQESKISIVVFSKGYASSRWCLNELVEILECKNRKTGQIVLPVFYDIDPSDVRKQTGSFVKAFDKHEDCFKEKVKEWRKALEETGNLSGWNLSDMENGHESKFIQDIIKDVLNKLDPKYINVSTHVVGIDPLVHTISDFISTATDDVRLVGIHGMPGIGKTTIAKVVFNQLCYGFEGSCFLSNINETSEQSNGLVLLQEQLLHDILKQNPANINNVDRGMVLIKERLCHKRVLVVVDDVTHQYQLNALVGDGSWFGPGSRVIITSEDERLLLKVDRKCHVKELKRDASLQLFSWHAFRDTKPAKDYVEVSNDVVDYCGGLPLALEVLGSCLSGKNKSRWKCIIDKLRKIPNHDIQEKLRISFDKLDDHKLQNTFLDLASFFIGRNKEYVANVLEARCGYNPEDDLGTLSERSLINVNASGNISMHNLLRDMGREIIHKESPNNPGKRSRVWQCEDAWNVLSKQMGTEVVEGLALDASVGKNPELKHTQFTWFGNLPTPRSYWFVLMKLTNNTNKGGGDKTLSTQLYSLKLSLFFSVLSSLCVSHAALCVLHTLHKASQEGGALIYN
- the LOC127904884 gene encoding disease resistance protein Roq1-like isoform X1; the protein is MQKVKRKQSKDEENDSSSRKRRKADLSKPVSFVSTPAMTEPESSRSRPNGAYDVFLSFRGEDNRKNFTDHLYTALVQAGIYTFRDHNEIPRGEEISKHLLKAIQESKISIVVFSKGYASSRWCLNELVEILECKNRKTGQIVLPVFYDIDPSDVRKQTGSFVKAFDKHEDCFKEKVKEWRKALEETGNLSGWNLSDMENGHESKFIQDIIKDVLNKLDPKYINVSTHVVGIDPLVHTISDFISTATDDVRLVGIHGMPGIGKTTIAKVVFNQLCYGFEGSCFLSNINETSEQSNGLVLLQEQLLHDILKQNPANINNVDRGMVLIKERLCHKRVLVVVDDVTHQYQLNALVGDGSWFGPGSRVIITSEDERLLLKVDRKCHVKELKRDASLQLFSWHAFRDTKPAKDYVEVSNDVVDYCGGLPLALEVLGSCLSGKNKSRWKCIIDKLRKIPNHDIQEKLRISFDKLDDHKLQNTFLDLASFFIGRNKEYVANVLEARCGYNPEDDLGTLSERSLINVNASGNISMHNLLRDMGREIIHKESPNNPGKRSRVWQCEDAWNVLSKQMGTEVVEGLALDASVGKNPELKHTQFTWFGNLPTPRSYWFVLMKLTNNTNKGGGDKTLSTQLYSLKLSLFFSVLSSLCVSHAALCVLHTLHKASQEGGALIYN